A region from the Streptomyces sp. 3214.6 genome encodes:
- a CDS encoding ABC transporter substrate-binding protein has product MRLPARRLLPVTALTAASALLTGCFSGTPAEGAGDGRRIRLAMMQPPRSGLSPLSDDAFKLSRWSTAETLVELDADGDPKASLATEWQQSGRTWTFEIRKGVTFHDGTGLDADAVVRSLAKAAGASPKPRILDGVELTVRAADADTVTVTTADEDPLLPQRLSSPQLSILAAKAYAGKTVDPVGAGTGPFELTEVNGTSAATLDRYDAYWGAKAKAPGIDVRFVPDGTARAAALRSGEADIVEAVPVSQAALLDEDLVTEVPMPRTNTLYLNTGKGVFKDASLRAAAREAVDAESIVKGVYEGRADVAEGLLGPALPWAAELRKQVTRAEAGDPAGKTVTIGTFTDRAELPEVAAALQQQLRKAGFTVRLEVREYANIEADALAGAFDAFILSRATVLDSGDPAAYLYSDFASDGSFNIAQLDDPAVDAALKRAGRTPTGDARRRAVIAAEAAVLATDAAVPMLHERVIQGDAAGVVGAAHDPRERELVTAATYVK; this is encoded by the coding sequence GTGCGCCTGCCCGCTCGCCGTCTGCTCCCCGTCACCGCCCTCACCGCGGCCTCCGCGCTGCTCACCGGCTGCTTTTCCGGGACCCCCGCCGAAGGAGCCGGTGACGGCCGCCGCATCCGCCTCGCGATGATGCAGCCCCCGCGCTCGGGCCTGTCCCCGCTCTCCGACGACGCCTTCAAGCTCTCGCGCTGGTCGACCGCCGAGACCCTCGTCGAGCTGGACGCGGACGGCGATCCGAAGGCGTCGCTCGCCACCGAGTGGCAGCAGTCGGGCCGCACCTGGACCTTCGAGATACGCAAGGGCGTCACCTTCCACGACGGGACGGGGCTCGACGCCGACGCCGTCGTCAGATCGCTGGCCAAGGCCGCCGGCGCCTCCCCCAAGCCGCGCATCCTGGACGGCGTCGAACTCACCGTGCGGGCCGCCGACGCCGACACGGTCACCGTGACCACCGCCGACGAGGACCCCCTTCTCCCGCAGCGGCTCAGCTCGCCACAGCTGTCGATCCTCGCGGCGAAGGCATACGCGGGGAAGACGGTCGACCCGGTCGGCGCAGGCACCGGACCCTTCGAGCTGACCGAGGTGAACGGCACCTCCGCCGCCACCCTCGACCGCTACGACGCCTACTGGGGCGCCAAGGCCAAGGCGCCGGGCATCGACGTACGGTTCGTGCCCGACGGCACCGCCCGCGCCGCCGCCCTGCGCAGCGGCGAGGCCGACATCGTCGAGGCGGTGCCCGTCTCGCAGGCCGCGCTGCTCGACGAGGACCTCGTCACCGAGGTGCCGATGCCCCGCACCAACACCCTCTACCTCAACACCGGGAAGGGCGTCTTCAAGGACGCCTCGCTGCGGGCCGCTGCCCGGGAGGCCGTCGACGCCGAGTCGATCGTGAAGGGCGTGTACGAGGGGCGCGCCGACGTCGCCGAGGGGCTGCTCGGGCCCGCGCTGCCGTGGGCGGCCGAGCTGCGCAAGCAGGTGACCCGGGCCGAGGCGGGCGACCCGGCCGGCAAGACCGTCACCATCGGTACGTTCACCGACCGCGCCGAGCTTCCCGAGGTCGCCGCGGCTCTCCAACAGCAGCTGCGGAAAGCCGGGTTCACGGTGCGGCTGGAGGTGCGCGAGTACGCCAACATCGAGGCGGACGCGCTGGCCGGCGCCTTCGACGCCTTCATCCTCTCCCGGGCCACCGTCCTGGACTCCGGCGACCCGGCCGCCTACCTCTACAGCGACTTCGCCTCCGACGGCTCCTTCAACATCGCCCAGCTCGACGACCCCGCCGTGGACGCCGCGTTGAAGAGGGCCGGCCGGACGCCCACCGGTGACGCGCGCCGCCGGGCCGTCATCGCCGCCGAGGCCGCGGTCCTCGCCACCGACGCGGCCGTGCCCATGCTCCACGAGCGGGTGATCCAGGGCGACGCCGCCGGGGTCGTCGGCGCCGCGCATGACCCGCGCGAGCGGGAACTCGTCACGGCCGCCACGTACGTCAAGTGA
- a CDS encoding ABC transporter permease subunit: MRPTAAAFTRAVSLLAVVAAVGLLPWLSGRDPALTVLRARSAEQEPTKEALDAIRRDLGLDAGPLSLLGSWAADLAHGDLGTSWVSGAGVLPSVLPGLQVSLALMGAALGVALLLAVALVAPVLLRGRASAGAGAAMLAAVPEFLLATVGLLVCGVWLGWLPTSGWAGPEHLILPAVALGVPAGGLLGRLVADALPAVLDERWVELWRGAGVSPVRVSAAALRRVLPSLVPQFAMAAVGLTGGAVAVETVFAVPGIGRTALGAAKSQDLPLLQGSVLALLLLGLVTGALAALVRRRLLGPALRDASLTLPRARPVRTHPTIPVTLAVVLLTTIGWGLLRDPYAVHTAVRLAPPSWAHPLGTDGLGRDVLARLGHGAATTVGTAAGVCLLSLVLSLALGFLPGVAAGAADIANALPPVIVGILVAAVAGPGAGGAALAVALISWPPLAAHAAALVQEVRASAFLTAQRAIGAPPSWILTRHVLPSVAAPVARHALLRLPGIALALASLGFLGLGAQPPAPEWGLLLDESRAYVERAPWAALAPAVALALLAGLAVSGAAYTQGRAVRKETPVGV; the protein is encoded by the coding sequence GTGAGGCCCACCGCAGCCGCGTTCACGCGGGCTGTCTCGCTCCTCGCGGTCGTCGCCGCCGTCGGCCTGCTGCCCTGGCTGTCCGGTCGCGACCCCGCCCTGACCGTCCTACGTGCCCGCTCCGCCGAACAGGAACCCACCAAGGAGGCCCTGGACGCGATCCGCCGCGACCTCGGCCTGGACGCCGGTCCCCTTTCCCTGCTGGGGAGCTGGGCCGCCGACCTGGCCCACGGGGACCTCGGCACGTCCTGGGTCTCCGGCGCCGGCGTCCTGCCGTCGGTGCTGCCAGGTCTCCAGGTGTCCCTCGCCCTGATGGGCGCGGCCCTCGGGGTGGCGCTGCTGCTCGCCGTCGCGCTGGTCGCGCCCGTGCTGCTGCGGGGGCGGGCCTCGGCCGGCGCGGGCGCCGCGATGCTGGCCGCCGTACCGGAGTTCCTGCTGGCCACGGTGGGTCTGCTGGTGTGCGGGGTGTGGCTGGGGTGGCTGCCCACCTCGGGGTGGGCGGGCCCGGAGCATCTGATCCTGCCCGCCGTCGCCCTCGGCGTCCCGGCGGGCGGGCTGCTCGGCCGGCTGGTCGCGGACGCGCTGCCCGCCGTGCTGGACGAACGGTGGGTGGAGCTGTGGCGGGGCGCGGGAGTGAGCCCCGTCCGCGTCTCGGCGGCCGCCCTGCGCCGCGTACTCCCGTCGCTGGTCCCGCAGTTCGCGATGGCGGCCGTGGGTCTGACGGGCGGCGCGGTCGCCGTGGAGACGGTGTTCGCCGTGCCCGGCATCGGCCGGACGGCCCTCGGCGCGGCCAAGTCGCAGGACCTGCCGCTGCTCCAGGGCTCGGTGCTGGCCCTGCTGCTGCTCGGCCTGGTCACCGGCGCGCTGGCGGCGCTCGTCCGCCGTCGGCTGCTGGGCCCGGCCCTGCGGGACGCCTCGCTGACCCTGCCCCGGGCCCGCCCGGTGCGCACGCACCCGACGATCCCCGTGACCCTCGCCGTCGTCCTCCTCACCACGATCGGCTGGGGGCTGCTGCGCGACCCGTACGCGGTGCACACGGCCGTCCGGCTGGCCCCGCCGTCCTGGGCGCATCCGCTCGGCACCGACGGACTCGGCCGTGACGTGCTGGCCCGGCTCGGCCACGGCGCCGCCACTACCGTCGGCACGGCGGCGGGCGTCTGCCTGCTCAGCCTGGTCCTCTCGCTGGCCCTGGGCTTCCTGCCGGGCGTCGCGGCGGGCGCGGCGGACATCGCCAACGCGCTGCCGCCGGTCATCGTCGGCATCCTGGTCGCCGCGGTGGCCGGACCCGGCGCCGGCGGCGCGGCCCTCGCGGTCGCCCTGATCTCGTGGCCGCCGCTGGCCGCGCACGCGGCGGCGCTGGTGCAGGAGGTACGGGCGTCGGCGTTCCTCACCGCCCAACGGGCCATCGGCGCACCCCCGTCGTGGATCCTCACCCGGCACGTGCTGCCGTCGGTCGCCGCGCCGGTCGCCCGCCACGCGCTGCTCAGGCTGCCCGGCATCGCCCTCGCTCTCGCCTCCCTGGGGTTTCTCGGCCTCGGCGCCCAGCCGCCCGCCCCTGAGTGGGGCCTGCTCCTCGACGAGTCCCGCGCCTACGTGGAACGGGCCCCGTGGGCCGCCCTCGCCCCGGCGGTCGCGCTCGCCCTGCTGGCGGGGCTCGCGGTGTCGGGAGCGGCGTACACACAGGGGCGCGCGGTCAGGAAGGAGACCCCCGTTGGCGTATGA
- a CDS encoding 3-isopropylmalate dehydrogenase, with amino-acid sequence MSRSLNLAVIPGDGIGQEVVAEGLKVLSAVLPQDVKLETKEYDFGARRYHATGETLTDADAEALRRHDAILLGAIGDPSVPSGVLERGFLLKLRFLFDHHVNLRPSKLLPGVATPLAGQPEIDFIVVREGTEGPYTGNGGTIRKGTPHEVATEVSVNTAFGVERVVRDAFARAQARPRKKLTLVHKNNVLAFAGHLWTNIFNQVAEEFPEVTTDYIHVDAATIYLVTDPGRFDVIVTDNLFGDIITDLAAAVSGGIGVAASGNINPSGEFPSMFEPVHGSAPDIAGQGKADPTATVLSVALLLRHLGYEAEAVRIEDAVAIDLEERGALPARSTSEIGDALSVRVAG; translated from the coding sequence ATGTCTCGCAGCCTCAATCTCGCAGTGATTCCCGGTGACGGCATCGGCCAGGAGGTCGTGGCCGAAGGTCTCAAGGTCCTCTCCGCCGTCCTCCCGCAGGATGTGAAGCTGGAGACCAAGGAGTACGACTTCGGCGCCCGGCGCTACCACGCCACTGGTGAGACCCTCACCGACGCCGACGCCGAGGCGCTTCGCCGGCACGACGCGATCCTGCTCGGCGCGATCGGCGACCCGAGCGTCCCCTCCGGTGTCCTGGAGCGGGGTTTCCTGCTGAAGCTGCGGTTCCTCTTCGACCACCACGTCAACCTGCGTCCGTCGAAGCTCCTCCCGGGAGTCGCCACGCCGCTGGCCGGCCAGCCCGAGATCGACTTCATCGTGGTCCGCGAGGGCACCGAGGGCCCGTACACCGGCAACGGCGGCACCATCCGCAAGGGCACCCCGCACGAGGTTGCCACCGAGGTCTCCGTGAACACGGCGTTCGGTGTCGAGCGCGTGGTCCGGGACGCCTTCGCCCGCGCCCAGGCCCGCCCCCGCAAGAAGCTCACCCTCGTCCACAAGAACAACGTGCTGGCCTTCGCCGGTCACCTGTGGACGAACATCTTCAACCAGGTGGCCGAGGAGTTCCCCGAGGTCACCACCGACTACATCCACGTCGACGCGGCGACGATCTACCTCGTCACCGACCCCGGCCGTTTCGACGTGATCGTCACCGACAACCTCTTCGGTGACATCATCACCGACCTCGCCGCGGCCGTCTCCGGCGGCATCGGCGTCGCCGCGAGCGGGAACATCAACCCCTCCGGCGAGTTCCCGTCCATGTTCGAGCCCGTGCACGGCTCGGCCCCGGACATCGCCGGCCAGGGCAAGGCCGACCCCACCGCCACGGTCCTGTCCGTCGCCCTGCTCCTGCGCCACCTCGGCTACGAGGCCGAGGCGGTCCGCATCGAGGACGCCGTCGCGATCGACCTGGAGGAGCGCGGTGCGCTGCCCGCGCGCAGCACCTCCGAGATCGGTGACGCGCTCTCCGTACGAGTAGCCGGCTGA
- a CDS encoding proline dehydrogenase family protein: MLGPVILAASRSDRMRRLISAAPVTKQVVDRFIPGERVDDIVPIIEELTAKGLELTMDVVGEDITTPEQAAAARDAYLELVDRLRELELGERVEMSVKLSMFGQALDGGHELALANVRPVVEAAAAIGTTVTLDAEDHTTLDSMFAIHEELRKDFPQTGCVIQAYLFRTEADARRLAASGSRVRLVKGAYKEPAEVAHQHKQEIDKAYVRVLRTLMEGDGYPMIGSHDPRLISIAQELARKAGRKLDEYEFQMLYGIRSDEHLRLAAEGHRMRVYTAYGTDWYGYFMRRLAEKPANLRFFVRSMVSKG, from the coding sequence GTGCTGGGTCCCGTGATTCTCGCCGCGTCGCGCAGCGACCGGATGCGACGCCTGATCTCGGCGGCCCCGGTGACGAAACAGGTCGTCGACCGCTTCATCCCCGGCGAGCGGGTCGACGACATCGTGCCGATCATCGAGGAGCTCACCGCGAAGGGTCTGGAGCTGACGATGGACGTCGTCGGCGAGGACATCACCACCCCCGAACAGGCCGCCGCGGCCAGGGACGCGTACCTGGAGCTGGTCGACCGGCTCAGGGAGCTGGAACTCGGCGAGCGAGTCGAGATGTCCGTCAAGCTGTCCATGTTCGGCCAGGCGCTGGACGGCGGCCACGAGCTGGCCCTCGCCAACGTGCGCCCGGTCGTCGAGGCCGCCGCCGCCATCGGCACCACCGTCACCCTCGACGCCGAGGACCACACCACCCTCGACTCGATGTTTGCCATCCACGAGGAGCTGCGGAAGGACTTCCCGCAGACCGGCTGCGTCATCCAGGCTTACCTCTTCCGCACCGAGGCCGACGCCCGCCGGCTTGCCGCGAGCGGCAGCCGCGTACGGCTCGTGAAGGGCGCGTACAAGGAGCCCGCCGAGGTCGCCCACCAGCACAAGCAGGAGATCGACAAGGCGTACGTCCGGGTCCTGAGGACTCTGATGGAGGGCGACGGGTACCCGATGATCGGCTCCCACGACCCGCGCCTCATCTCCATCGCGCAGGAACTCGCCCGCAAGGCCGGACGCAAGCTCGACGAGTACGAGTTCCAGATGCTGTACGGGATCAGGAGCGACGAGCACCTGCGGCTGGCCGCCGAAGGGCACCGTATGCGCGTCTACACCGCCTACGGCACCGACTGGTACGGCTACTTCATGCGGCGCCTCGCGGAGAAGCCGGCGAACCTGCGCTTCTTCGTCCGCTCGATGGTCAGCAAGGGCTGA
- a CDS encoding PucR family transcriptional regulator has product MTADNRGDYQELVDEISELLGAPATLENRDFELLAFGVYDSEGELDASALDPVRTRSILTRRSTAAVRSWFEGFGITRADGPVRIPPTPEAGVYRGRVCLPVRHRGVVLGYVWLLDDDPGPSDAQLAAAMEVTGRIGALLADEAQHGADLTRELRAVLTAQPGWPRDMAVAELRTALGARADGPHTVVCVTPWPSADPDDAPSLRTLPGATALCTVPRGGASQALEPVGDAQSLALLVRLRAADTLAPATSAAARLLERARQASTGEVAAGVAAGRVGLTELGPAWEEASASARAALAEPRLGPVARWAAIGPYRLLTALPPHTAQDPAAAALLSPAHHELARTAEVYLDCAGQAGRTAAELGIHRQTLYYRLSRVEQLTGLDLDDGEDRLLLHMALKGARL; this is encoded by the coding sequence GTGACGGCCGACAACAGGGGTGACTACCAGGAGCTGGTCGACGAGATCTCGGAGCTGCTCGGCGCCCCCGCGACGCTGGAGAACCGGGACTTCGAGCTGCTCGCCTTCGGCGTGTACGACAGCGAGGGCGAGCTGGACGCGTCCGCGCTGGACCCGGTGCGCACCCGCTCGATCCTGACCCGTCGCTCCACGGCCGCCGTCCGCTCGTGGTTCGAGGGCTTCGGCATCACACGCGCCGACGGTCCGGTCCGGATCCCGCCGACCCCGGAAGCCGGCGTGTACCGGGGGCGGGTGTGCCTTCCCGTCCGCCATCGGGGCGTCGTCCTCGGTTACGTGTGGCTGCTCGACGACGATCCCGGGCCGTCGGACGCCCAGCTGGCGGCCGCGATGGAGGTCACCGGCCGGATCGGGGCCCTGCTCGCCGACGAGGCCCAGCACGGCGCCGACCTCACCCGGGAGCTGCGGGCGGTGCTGACCGCGCAGCCCGGCTGGCCGCGGGACATGGCGGTGGCGGAGCTACGCACGGCGCTCGGCGCCCGCGCCGACGGCCCGCACACGGTGGTGTGCGTGACCCCGTGGCCGTCCGCCGACCCGGACGACGCCCCCTCGCTGCGTACGCTGCCGGGGGCGACGGCGCTGTGCACGGTGCCGCGGGGTGGCGCCTCCCAGGCGCTCGAGCCGGTGGGGGATGCCCAGTCGCTGGCCCTGCTGGTCCGTCTGCGCGCGGCGGACACCCTCGCTCCGGCCACGTCGGCGGCGGCCCGGCTGCTGGAGCGGGCACGTCAGGCGTCGACGGGAGAGGTCGCGGCGGGGGTCGCCGCCGGGCGCGTCGGTCTGACGGAACTCGGCCCGGCCTGGGAGGAGGCGTCGGCGTCGGCGCGGGCGGCGCTGGCGGAGCCCCGCCTCGGCCCGGTGGCGCGGTGGGCGGCCATCGGCCCGTACCGCCTGCTGACCGCGCTGCCCCCGCACACCGCCCAGGACCCGGCCGCGGCGGCCCTGTTGTCGCCCGCCCACCACGAACTCGCCCGCACGGCCGAGGTGTACCTCGACTGCGCGGGGCAAGCGGGCCGCACGGCAGCGGAGTTGGGCATCCACCGCCAGACGCTGTACTACCGCCTCTCCCGCGTCGAACAGCTCACGGGCCTGGACCTGGACGACGGCGAGGACCGGCTGCTGCTGCACATGGCGCTGAAGGGGGCACGACTGTAA
- the pruA gene encoding L-glutamate gamma-semialdehyde dehydrogenase, which yields MDAVTQVPTPVNEPVHGYAPGSPERARLEAKLKELADNPIDLPCTIGGEQRMGGGDRFDVVQPHNHKARLGTYANATQQDAQDAVDAALAAAPAWRAMSFDDRAAIILRAAELLAGPWRETLAASTMLGQSKTAQQAEIDCPCELVDFWRFNVAYARQILAEQPPANSPGVWNRLDHRPLEGFVYAITPFNFTAIAGNLPTAPALMGNVVVWKPSPTQTHAAVLLMRLLEEAGLPKGVINLVTGDGIEVSKVALAHRDLAGIHFTGSTKTFQYLWKTVGANIEKYRSYPRLVGETGGKDFVVAHPSADRAVLKTALTRGAFEYQGQKCSATSRAYIPASIWNSGFKEEFAAEVDQLTMGDVTDLSHFIGAVIDERAFAKNKAAIDRAQADPTCTIVAGGSYDDSVGYFVRPTVVECSDPQNEVFTTEYFGPFLAVHVYEDDQYDAMLTQMESVSDYALTGSVVAGDRAAAAYTMDKLRYAAGNFYINDKSTGAVVGQQPFGGGRASGTNDKAGAPQNLMRWTLTRAIKETLVAPTDYTYPHMG from the coding sequence ATGGACGCTGTGACCCAGGTCCCCACCCCCGTCAACGAGCCGGTGCACGGCTACGCCCCCGGCTCGCCCGAGCGCGCCCGGCTGGAGGCCAAGCTCAAGGAGCTGGCCGACAACCCGATCGACCTGCCCTGCACCATCGGCGGCGAGCAGCGGATGGGCGGCGGCGACCGCTTCGACGTCGTGCAGCCGCACAACCACAAGGCGCGCCTCGGCACCTACGCCAACGCCACCCAGCAGGACGCGCAGGACGCCGTCGACGCGGCCCTGGCCGCGGCGCCCGCCTGGCGTGCCATGTCCTTCGACGACCGCGCCGCGATCATCCTGCGCGCCGCCGAACTGCTCGCCGGCCCCTGGCGCGAGACCCTCGCCGCCTCCACCATGCTCGGCCAGTCCAAGACCGCCCAGCAGGCGGAGATCGACTGTCCCTGCGAGCTGGTCGACTTCTGGCGCTTCAACGTCGCCTACGCCCGCCAGATCCTCGCCGAGCAGCCCCCGGCCAACTCGCCGGGCGTCTGGAACCGCCTCGACCACCGCCCGCTCGAAGGCTTCGTCTACGCGATCACGCCGTTCAACTTCACCGCCATCGCGGGCAATCTGCCCACCGCGCCCGCGCTGATGGGCAACGTCGTGGTCTGGAAGCCGTCCCCGACGCAGACCCACGCCGCCGTGCTGCTCATGCGGCTGCTGGAGGAGGCCGGTCTCCCCAAGGGCGTCATCAACCTGGTCACCGGTGACGGCATCGAGGTGTCGAAGGTCGCCCTGGCCCACCGCGACCTGGCCGGCATCCACTTCACCGGCTCGACGAAGACCTTCCAGTACCTGTGGAAGACGGTCGGCGCCAACATCGAGAAGTACCGCTCCTACCCGCGGCTGGTCGGCGAGACCGGCGGCAAGGACTTCGTCGTCGCCCACCCGAGCGCCGACCGGGCCGTCCTCAAGACCGCCCTCACCCGGGGCGCGTTCGAGTACCAGGGCCAGAAGTGCAGCGCGACCTCCCGCGCCTACATCCCGGCGTCGATCTGGAACTCCGGCTTCAAGGAGGAGTTCGCGGCCGAGGTCGACCAGCTGACCATGGGCGACGTCACCGACCTGTCGCACTTCATCGGCGCGGTCATCGACGAGCGCGCGTTCGCCAAGAACAAGGCGGCCATCGACCGCGCGCAGGCGGACCCGACCTGCACGATCGTCGCGGGCGGCAGCTACGACGACTCGGTCGGCTACTTCGTCCGCCCGACCGTCGTGGAGTGCTCCGACCCGCAGAACGAGGTCTTCACGACCGAGTACTTCGGCCCGTTCCTCGCCGTGCACGTCTACGAGGACGACCAGTACGACGCCATGCTGACCCAGATGGAGTCGGTGTCGGACTACGCGCTGACCGGCTCCGTCGTCGCGGGCGACCGCGCGGCCGCCGCGTACACGATGGACAAGCTGCGCTACGCGGCCGGCAACTTCTACATCAACGACAAGTCGACCGGCGCCGTCGTCGGCCAGCAGCCCTTCGGCGGCGGCCGTGCCTCCGGCACCAACGACAAGGCCGGCGCCCCGCAGAACCTGATGCGCTGGACGCTGACCCGCGCCATCAAGGAGACGCTGGTCGCGCCGACCGACTACACGTACCCGCACATGGGCTGA
- a CDS encoding ABC transporter ATP-binding protein, with amino-acid sequence MAYDVLLSVCDLRIGFAGAEVVRRVSFDVRAGEVFALVGESGAGKSLTARALLGMLPRGATTSGTVRPDLSGARGRRIALVPQDALSALSPVHPVGDQLAAAVRSVKGVSRREARARAVAALDRVGIPDAARAARAYPHEYSGGMRQRAVIAMACVNEPEILVADEPTTALDADRRERVLELLAEQREAAGAALVLVTHDMDAVRRHADRVLVMYAGRAVETGPAQQILAHPRAPYTAALLAALPHPDGPRPGESRRRLVALPGVPPGPGAVPPGCAFAPRCPLVAEVCRREDPVAREVGPGTGGGRLVACHRATEVTDPFREFA; translated from the coding sequence TTGGCGTATGACGTGTTGTTGTCCGTGTGTGATCTGCGGATCGGCTTCGCCGGTGCGGAGGTGGTGCGCAGGGTGTCGTTCGACGTGCGGGCGGGTGAGGTGTTCGCCCTGGTGGGCGAGTCGGGCGCGGGCAAGAGCCTGACGGCGCGGGCGTTGCTCGGCATGCTGCCGAGAGGTGCCACGACGTCCGGTACGGTCCGCCCGGACCTGTCCGGCGCGCGGGGTCGCCGTATCGCGCTGGTCCCGCAGGACGCCCTCTCGGCGCTGTCCCCCGTGCACCCGGTCGGCGACCAACTCGCCGCGGCCGTACGGTCGGTGAAGGGCGTCTCCCGGCGGGAGGCCCGTGCCCGCGCGGTGGCCGCACTGGACCGGGTGGGCATCCCCGACGCGGCCCGCGCGGCACGCGCGTATCCGCACGAGTACTCCGGCGGCATGCGCCAGCGGGCCGTCATCGCGATGGCATGCGTCAACGAGCCGGAGATCCTGGTCGCCGACGAACCGACCACCGCCCTCGACGCCGACCGCCGGGAACGCGTGCTGGAACTGCTCGCGGAGCAGCGGGAGGCGGCCGGGGCGGCGCTCGTGCTGGTCACCCACGACATGGACGCGGTACGACGCCACGCGGACCGCGTGCTGGTGATGTACGCGGGCCGCGCCGTGGAGACCGGCCCCGCCCAGCAGATACTGGCCCACCCCCGAGCCCCCTACACCGCAGCCCTCCTGGCCGCCCTCCCCCACCCCGACGGCCCTCGCCCCGGCGAGTCACGTCGGCGCCTGGTCGCCCTGCCGGGCGTCCCGCCCGGTCCCGGCGCGGTCCCGCCCGGCTGTGCCTTCGCGCCGCGTTGCCCGCTGGTCGCGGAGGTCTGCCGCCGTGAGGACCCGGTCGCGCGGGAGGTGGGTCCCGGCACGGGCGGAGGGCGGCTCGTCGCCTGTCATCGCGCCACCGAAGTCACCGATCCCTTCAGGGAGTTCGCATGA
- a CDS encoding DUF5988 family protein — protein sequence MSDTAKALLEGGPDDLPERIVPLPPPGSDVKIEFLGGYEHFKATSRHGNTPEGRLPVYEWWERTELPG from the coding sequence ATGAGCGACACGGCCAAGGCACTACTCGAGGGCGGTCCGGACGATCTGCCCGAACGGATCGTCCCCCTCCCGCCCCCCGGATCCGATGTGAAGATCGAGTTCCTCGGCGGATACGAGCACTTCAAGGCGACCTCGCGGCACGGGAACACGCCGGAGGGCAGGCTGCCCGTGTACGAGTGGTGGGAGCGGACCGAGCTGCCCGGGTGA